Proteins encoded by one window of Dryocola sp. LX212:
- the gyrA gene encoding DNA topoisomerase (ATP-hydrolyzing) subunit A: MSDLAREITPVNIEEELKSSYLDYAMSVIVGRALPDVRDGLKPVHRRVLYAMNVLGNDWNKAYKKSARVVGDVIGKYHPHGDTAVYDTIVRMAQPFSLRYMLVDGQGNFGSVDGDSAAAMRYTEIRMSKIAHELMADLEKDTVDFVDNYDGTERIPDVMPTKIPNLLVNGSSGIAVGMATNIPPHNITEVINGCLAYIEDEEISVEGLMEHIPGPDFPTAAIINGRRGIEEAYRTGRGKIYIRARAEVEADAKTGRETIIVHEIPYQVNKARLIEKIAELVKDKRVEGISALRDESDKDGMRIVIEIKRDAVGEVVLNNLYSQTQLQTSFGINMVALHHGQPKIMNLKEILSAFVRHRREVVTRRTIFELRKARDRAHILEALAVALANIDPIIELIRRAPTPAEAKAGLIARSWELGNVSAMLERAGGDAARPEWLEPEFGIRDGQYFLTEQQAQAILDLRLQKLTGLEHEKLLDEYKELLEQIAELLHILGSAERLMEVITEELVAMRDQFGDNRRTEITANTADINIEDLINQEDVVVTLSHQGYVKYQPLTDYEAQRRGGKGKSAARIKEEDFIDRLLVANTHDTILLFSSRGRLYWMKVYQLPEASRGARGRPIVNLLPLEADERITAILPVREYAEGINVFMATASGTVKKTALTDFSRPRSAGIIAVNLNEGDELIGVDLTDGSNEAMLFSAAGKVVRFKEDAVRTMGRTATGVRGIKLAGEDKVVSLIIPRGEGSILTVTQNGYGKRTAADEYPTKSRATQGVISIKVTERNGSVVGAVQVVDTDQIMMITDAGTLVRTRVSEVSVVGRNTQGVILIRTAEDENVVGLQRVAEPVDEEELDAIDGTLAEGDDEIAPEAEGDEDAADDADE, encoded by the coding sequence ATGAGCGACCTTGCCAGAGAAATTACACCGGTCAACATTGAGGAAGAGCTGAAGAGCTCCTATCTGGATTACGCGATGTCGGTTATTGTCGGCCGCGCACTGCCAGATGTCCGCGATGGACTCAAGCCGGTACACCGTCGCGTACTTTACGCCATGAACGTATTGGGCAATGACTGGAATAAAGCATACAAAAAATCCGCCCGTGTCGTTGGTGACGTAATCGGTAAATACCACCCTCATGGTGATACCGCCGTTTATGACACAATCGTCCGTATGGCGCAGCCATTCTCCTTGCGCTACATGTTGGTCGACGGCCAGGGTAACTTCGGTTCAGTAGACGGCGACTCCGCCGCAGCGATGCGTTATACGGAAATCCGTATGTCGAAAATCGCCCATGAGCTGATGGCCGACCTGGAAAAAGACACCGTTGACTTCGTCGACAACTACGACGGCACCGAACGTATTCCAGATGTTATGCCAACCAAGATCCCGAATCTGCTGGTTAACGGCTCGTCCGGTATCGCCGTGGGTATGGCGACCAATATTCCGCCCCACAACATCACCGAAGTAATCAACGGCTGTCTCGCCTACATTGAAGATGAAGAGATAAGCGTAGAAGGGCTGATGGAACACATCCCAGGGCCGGACTTCCCGACTGCGGCAATCATCAATGGCCGTCGTGGCATTGAAGAGGCTTACCGCACCGGCCGTGGCAAAATCTATATTCGCGCACGCGCGGAAGTAGAAGCCGATGCCAAAACGGGCCGTGAAACGATCATCGTTCACGAAATCCCGTACCAGGTAAACAAAGCGCGCCTGATCGAAAAAATCGCCGAGCTGGTGAAAGATAAACGCGTAGAGGGCATCAGCGCCCTGCGCGACGAGTCTGACAAAGACGGGATGCGCATCGTAATCGAAATTAAACGCGATGCGGTGGGCGAAGTTGTGCTGAACAACCTCTACTCCCAGACCCAGCTGCAGACCTCCTTCGGTATCAACATGGTTGCGTTGCACCATGGTCAGCCGAAGATCATGAACCTGAAAGAGATCCTTTCCGCGTTCGTGCGTCACCGTCGTGAAGTGGTGACCCGTCGTACTATCTTCGAACTGCGTAAAGCCCGCGACCGTGCTCACATTCTCGAAGCACTGGCCGTGGCGCTGGCAAACATCGATCCAATCATCGAACTGATTCGCCGCGCCCCAACGCCTGCGGAAGCAAAAGCGGGTCTGATTGCCCGTTCATGGGAACTGGGCAATGTCTCCGCTATGCTGGAACGTGCCGGTGGCGATGCCGCGCGTCCGGAGTGGCTGGAGCCAGAGTTCGGTATTCGTGACGGTCAGTATTTCCTGACCGAGCAGCAGGCACAGGCGATTCTGGATCTGCGCTTGCAGAAACTGACCGGCCTCGAGCACGAAAAACTGCTCGACGAGTACAAAGAGCTGCTGGAGCAGATCGCTGAACTGCTGCATATTCTGGGCAGTGCCGAGCGTCTGATGGAAGTGATCACCGAAGAGCTGGTTGCGATGCGCGATCAGTTCGGCGACAACCGCCGCACCGAGATCACCGCCAATACCGCCGATATCAACATTGAAGATTTGATCAACCAGGAAGACGTGGTGGTCACCCTGTCTCACCAGGGCTATGTGAAGTATCAGCCGCTGACGGATTACGAAGCGCAGCGTCGCGGTGGCAAAGGCAAATCTGCGGCACGCATTAAAGAAGAAGACTTTATCGACCGCCTGCTGGTGGCCAACACCCACGATACGATCCTGCTGTTCTCCAGCCGCGGTCGCCTCTACTGGATGAAGGTTTATCAGCTGCCGGAAGCGAGCCGTGGCGCTCGTGGCCGTCCGATTGTTAACCTGCTGCCGTTGGAAGCTGACGAACGCATTACAGCGATTCTGCCAGTCCGCGAGTACGCCGAAGGCATCAACGTGTTCATGGCCACCGCAAGCGGTACCGTGAAGAAAACCGCGCTGACCGACTTCAGCCGTCCTCGCTCTGCGGGCATCATCGCTGTGAACTTGAACGAAGGCGACGAGCTGATTGGCGTTGACCTGACCGACGGCAGCAACGAAGCGATGCTGTTCTCAGCCGCCGGTAAAGTGGTGCGCTTCAAAGAAGACGCCGTTCGTACCATGGGCCGTACCGCAACGGGCGTTCGCGGCATCAAGCTTGCAGGCGAAGACAAAGTCGTTTCCCTGATCATTCCTCGCGGGGAAGGCTCCATCCTGACCGTGACGCAGAATGGCTACGGTAAACGTACTGCGGCAGACGAGTACCCGACCAAGTCTCGTGCTACCCAGGGCGTTATCTCCATCAAAGTGACCGAGCGTAACGGCAGCGTCGTTGGCGCGGTGCAGGTGGTAGACACTGACCAGATCATGATGATCACCGATGCAGGCACGCTGGTTCGTACCCGCGTTTCTGAGGTGAGCGTGGTTGGCCGTAACACCCAGGGCGTGATCCTCATCCGTACAGCGGAAGATGAAAATGTGGTGGGTCTGCAGCGTGTTGCAGAACCGGTTGACGAAGAAGAGCTGGATGCCATTGACGGCACCCTGGCGGAAGGCGACGATGAAATCGCGCCGGAAGCGGAAGGTGACGAAGATGCGGCGGACGACGCGGACGAATAA
- the ubiG gene encoding bifunctional 2-polyprenyl-6-hydroxyphenol methylase/3-demethylubiquinol 3-O-methyltransferase UbiG, which translates to MNAENQPVIQNVDHDEIAKFEAVASRWWDLEGEFKPLHRINPLRLGYINQRSGGLFGKKVLDVGCGGGILAESMAREGANVTGLDMGFEPLQVARLHSLESGIKVDYVQETVEQHAAEHAGQYDVVTCMEMLEHVPDPQSVVQACAKLVKPGGHVFFSTLNRNGKSWLMAVVGAEYVLRMVPKGTHDVKKFIKPAELLSWVDATQLRERHMTGLHYNPITNNFKLAPGVDVNYMLHTEA; encoded by the coding sequence ATGAATGCCGAAAACCAACCGGTAATCCAGAACGTTGACCATGATGAAATCGCCAAATTTGAAGCCGTTGCTTCGCGCTGGTGGGATTTAGAAGGCGAATTTAAACCGCTGCACCGCATCAATCCGCTGCGTCTTGGCTATATCAACCAGCGTTCCGGCGGATTGTTTGGCAAAAAGGTGCTGGACGTCGGCTGCGGCGGCGGCATTCTGGCTGAGAGCATGGCGCGTGAAGGCGCGAACGTGACCGGCCTGGATATGGGCTTTGAGCCCCTTCAGGTCGCCCGCCTGCACTCGCTGGAAAGCGGCATTAAAGTCGATTACGTTCAGGAAACGGTTGAACAGCATGCCGCTGAACATGCGGGGCAGTACGACGTGGTCACCTGCATGGAGATGCTTGAGCATGTGCCAGACCCGCAGTCCGTAGTACAAGCCTGCGCGAAACTCGTCAAGCCGGGCGGCCATGTATTCTTCTCCACGCTTAACCGTAACGGCAAATCCTGGCTGATGGCCGTGGTCGGCGCTGAATACGTGCTGCGCATGGTGCCAAAAGGCACGCACGATGTTAAAAAGTTCATCAAGCCTGCCGAACTCTTAAGCTGGGTAGACGCCACGCAGCTGCGCGAGCGTCATATGACCGGGCTGCATTACAATCCGATCACCAATAATTTTAAGCTGGCGCCGGGTGTTGATGTTAATTATATGTTGCACACCGAGGCGTAA
- the nrdA gene encoding class 1a ribonucleoside-diphosphate reductase subunit alpha, with product MNQSLLVTKRDGRTERINLDKIHRVLDWAAEGLNNVSVSQVELRSHIQFYDGIKTSDIHETIIKAAADLISREAPDYQYLSARLAIFHLRKKAYGQFEPPKLHDHVVRMIELGKYDQHLLEDYTEEEFKQMDDFIDHDRDLSFSYAAVKQLEGKYLVQNRVTGEIYESAQFLYILVAACLFSGYPRETRLSYVKRFYDAISTFKISLPTPIMSGVRTPTRQFSSCVLIECGDSLDSINATSSAIVKYVSQRAGIGINAGRIRALGSPIRGGEAFHTGCIPFYKHFQTAVKSCSQGGVRGGAATLFYPMWHLEVESLLVLKNNRGVEGNRVRHMDYGVQINKLMYTRLLKGEDITLFSPSDVPGLYDAFFADQEEFERLYTKYEKDSTIRKQRVKAAELFSLMMQERASTGRIYIQNVDHCNTHSPFDPAIAPVRQSNLCLEIALPTKPLNDVNDENGEIALCTLSAFNLGAIKSLDELEELATLAVRALDALLDYQDYPIIAAKRGAMGRRTLGIGVINFAYYLAKHGVRYSDGSANNLTHKTFEAIQYYLLKASNELAKEQGACPWFNETTYAKGIMPIDTYKKDLDAISNEPLHMDWNSLRESIKTHGLRNSTLSALMPSETSSQISNATNGIEPPRGHISIKASKDGILRQVVPDYEELKDRYELLWDLPNNDGYLQLVGLMQKFIDQSISANTNYDPTRFPSGKVPMQQLLKDLLTAYKFGVKTLYYQNTRDGAEDAQDDLAPSIQDDGCESGACKI from the coding sequence ATGAATCAGAGTCTGCTGGTTACAAAACGTGACGGGCGCACCGAGCGTATCAATCTGGATAAAATTCACCGCGTGCTCGACTGGGCTGCCGAGGGGCTGAACAACGTCTCCGTTTCGCAGGTCGAACTGCGTTCCCACATCCAGTTTTATGACGGCATCAAAACCTCTGATATTCATGAGACCATCATCAAGGCTGCCGCCGATTTAATCTCCCGCGAAGCACCTGACTACCAGTATCTTTCTGCGCGTCTGGCCATCTTCCACCTGCGTAAAAAAGCTTATGGCCAGTTTGAGCCGCCCAAGCTACACGACCATGTTGTACGCATGATTGAGCTGGGCAAATACGATCAACATCTGCTGGAAGACTACACGGAAGAAGAGTTCAAGCAGATGGACGATTTTATCGACCATGACCGCGACCTGAGCTTCTCCTACGCGGCTGTTAAGCAGCTGGAAGGGAAATACCTGGTGCAGAACCGCGTTACGGGCGAAATCTACGAAAGCGCGCAGTTCCTTTATATTCTGGTTGCTGCCTGCCTGTTCTCCGGCTACCCGCGTGAGACCCGCCTGAGTTACGTGAAGCGCTTCTATGATGCGATCTCCACGTTCAAGATTTCTCTGCCTACACCAATCATGTCCGGCGTGCGCACCCCTACCCGTCAGTTCAGCTCCTGTGTGCTGATCGAGTGCGGCGACAGCCTTGACTCCATTAACGCCACCTCCAGCGCAATCGTGAAATACGTTTCCCAGCGCGCCGGTATCGGTATTAACGCCGGCCGCATTCGTGCGCTGGGCAGCCCGATCCGTGGCGGTGAAGCGTTCCACACCGGCTGTATCCCATTCTATAAGCACTTCCAGACGGCGGTTAAATCCTGCTCTCAGGGCGGCGTGCGCGGCGGGGCGGCAACGCTGTTCTACCCGATGTGGCACCTGGAAGTGGAAAGCCTGCTGGTCCTGAAGAACAACCGTGGCGTTGAAGGCAACCGCGTTCGTCACATGGACTACGGCGTACAGATCAACAAGCTGATGTATACCCGTCTGCTGAAAGGGGAAGACATCACCCTGTTCAGCCCGTCCGACGTGCCGGGCCTGTACGATGCGTTCTTCGCCGATCAGGAAGAGTTTGAGCGCCTGTACACCAAATACGAAAAAGACAGCACCATCCGCAAGCAGCGCGTGAAAGCCGCCGAGCTGTTCTCACTGATGATGCAGGAACGTGCTTCTACCGGCCGTATCTATATTCAGAACGTTGACCACTGCAACACCCACAGCCCGTTTGACCCGGCTATTGCGCCCGTTCGCCAGTCCAACCTGTGCCTCGAAATTGCGCTGCCGACCAAACCGCTGAACGACGTGAACGACGAAAACGGCGAAATTGCGCTGTGTACCCTGTCTGCTTTCAACCTGGGCGCCATCAAGAGCCTGGACGAGCTGGAAGAGCTGGCCACGCTTGCGGTACGTGCGCTGGACGCGCTGCTGGATTACCAGGACTACCCCATCATCGCGGCAAAACGCGGCGCAATGGGTCGTCGTACCCTGGGTATTGGCGTTATCAACTTCGCTTACTACCTGGCGAAGCACGGCGTTCGTTACTCCGACGGCAGCGCGAACAACCTGACGCACAAAACCTTCGAAGCCATTCAGTACTATCTGCTGAAAGCCTCGAACGAGCTGGCGAAAGAGCAAGGCGCGTGCCCGTGGTTCAACGAAACCACCTACGCCAAGGGCATCATGCCGATCGACACCTACAAGAAAGACCTGGACGCGATCAGCAACGAACCGTTGCACATGGACTGGAACAGCCTGCGTGAATCCATCAAAACGCACGGCCTGCGTAACTCCACGCTCTCTGCGCTGATGCCGTCTGAAACCTCTTCGCAGATCTCAAACGCGACTAACGGCATTGAGCCACCGCGCGGCCACATCAGCATCAAAGCGTCGAAAGACGGCATTCTGCGCCAGGTGGTGCCGGACTACGAAGAGCTGAAGGACCGCTACGAACTGCTGTGGGATCTGCCGAACAACGACGGCTACCTGCAGCTGGTTGGCCTGATGCAGAAGTTTATCGACCAGTCTATTTCGGCGAATACCAACTACGATCCGACCCGCTTCCCGTCTGGCAAAGTGCCGATGCAGCAGCTGCTCAAAGATCTGCTCACCGCCTATAAGTTCGGCGTGAAAACGCTGTACTACCAAAACACCCGCGACGGTGCGGAAGATGCGCAGGATGACCTGGCACCTTCTATCCAGGACGACGGCTGCGAAAGCGGCGCATGTAAAATCTAA
- the nrdB gene encoding class Ia ribonucleoside-diphosphate reductase subunit beta encodes MAYTTFSQTKNDQLAEPMFFGQPVNVARYDQQKYDIFEKLIEKQLSFFWRPEEVDVSRDRIDYQALPDHEKHIFISNLKYQTLLDSIQGRSPNVALLPLISIPELETWIETWAFSETIHSRSYTHIIRNIVNDPAIVFDDIVTNEEILKRAKDISGYYDDLIEMTSYWHLLGEGTHNVNGKTITVNLRALKKQLYLCLMSVNALEAIRFYVSFACSFAFAERELMEGNAKIIKLIARDEALHLTGTQHMLNLMRSGEDDPEMAEIAIECRQQCYDLFVLAAEQEKEWASYLFRDGSMIGLNKDILCQYVDYITNIRMQAVGLDLPFKTRSNPIPWINAWLVSDNVQVAPQEVEVSSYLVGQIDSNIDADDLSNFQL; translated from the coding sequence ATGGCTTACACTACTTTTTCACAGACGAAAAACGATCAGCTCGCTGAGCCTATGTTCTTTGGCCAGCCGGTTAACGTGGCGCGCTACGATCAGCAAAAATATGACATCTTCGAAAAGCTGATTGAAAAGCAACTCTCCTTCTTCTGGCGTCCGGAAGAGGTGGACGTTTCCCGCGACCGCATCGACTACCAGGCCCTGCCGGATCACGAAAAGCATATTTTCATCAGCAATCTGAAGTACCAGACGCTGCTGGATTCCATTCAGGGGCGCAGCCCGAACGTGGCGCTGCTGCCGCTGATCTCTATTCCGGAGCTGGAAACCTGGATTGAAACCTGGGCGTTTTCCGAAACTATCCACTCACGTTCGTACACCCATATCATTCGTAACATCGTTAACGATCCGGCGATTGTGTTCGACGATATCGTCACCAACGAAGAGATCCTCAAACGCGCGAAAGATATCTCCGGCTACTATGACGATCTGATTGAGATGACCAGCTACTGGCATCTGCTGGGTGAAGGCACGCACAACGTGAACGGCAAAACCATCACCGTTAACCTGCGCGCGCTGAAGAAGCAGCTTTACCTGTGCCTGATGAGCGTCAACGCGCTGGAAGCCATTCGTTTCTACGTTAGTTTCGCCTGCTCCTTCGCCTTCGCCGAACGCGAACTGATGGAAGGCAACGCGAAAATCATCAAGCTGATTGCCCGCGACGAAGCCCTGCACCTGACCGGTACCCAGCACATGCTGAATCTGATGCGCTCCGGTGAAGACGATCCGGAAATGGCAGAGATTGCTATTGAGTGCCGCCAGCAGTGCTACGACCTGTTTGTGCTGGCCGCCGAGCAGGAGAAAGAGTGGGCAAGCTACCTGTTCCGCGACGGCTCCATGATTGGCCTTAACAAGGACATCCTGTGCCAGTACGTGGATTACATCACCAATATCCGCATGCAGGCCGTTGGTCTGGATCTGCCGTTTAAGACTCGTTCTAACCCAATTCCGTGGATCAACGCATGGCTGGTGTCGGACAACGTGCAGGTTGCGCCGCAGGAAGTGGAAGTCAGCTCTTATCTGGTTGGGCAGATCGATTCCAATATCGACGCTGACGACCTGAGCAACTTCCAGCTTTAA
- the yfaE gene encoding class I ribonucleotide reductase maintenance protein YfaE — protein MGQITLRLTGARLMCEDEHPSLLAALEHHQVAVEYQCRGGYCGSCRTRLVSGEVKWLTEPLAFIQPGEILPCCCQAQGDIEIEM, from the coding sequence ATGGGTCAGATTACGCTTCGCCTCACCGGCGCACGCCTGATGTGTGAGGATGAGCACCCTTCCCTGCTGGCGGCGCTGGAACATCACCAGGTCGCCGTGGAATACCAGTGCCGCGGTGGCTACTGCGGCTCCTGCCGCACGCGACTGGTATCAGGGGAAGTGAAATGGCTTACCGAACCGCTGGCGTTCATCCAGCCCGGTGAAATATTGCCCTGCTGCTGTCAGGCGCAGGGCGATATCGAAATCGAAATGTAA